Proteins encoded within one genomic window of Oncorhynchus tshawytscha isolate Ot180627B linkage group LG02, Otsh_v2.0, whole genome shotgun sequence:
- the elf3 gene encoding ETS-related transcription factor Elf-3: MSSASELCMILTDANMTMYQTGSSEPLQPSLTTVSLPAVGDLLHLSDLSSCSANILAQWYDLNPQYWSKQNVLEWISFHVERSKFDASTLSMSYCSTDGPTLCQLTRDQLLNMFGMSLGTQLYQSLVELKAKYDLNETCKLLDNFLEEFPDFPLLSTVEVNEVVRDTSYTDFSHIFKNFENMKPLSDNGYESDSMHSSSSGGMLSFQNPSSPESRSSESDPEFSYPQFAKVHIKTERGEMKKRGRGRPPKLSRDPKHFYQTSTKSKHAPRGTHLWEFIRDILIHPEQNQNQALMKWEDRREGVFKFLKSEAVAQLWGQKKKNSSMTYEKLSRAMRYYYKREILDRVDGRRLVYKFGKNSTGWKVEETELHGM; this comes from the exons ATGTCGTCTGCCAGTGAGTTGTGTATGATCCTGACCGACGCTAACATGACCATGTACCAGACTGGGAGCTCAGAGCCGCTGCAGCCCAGCCTCACCACTGTGTCTCTGCCCGCCGTAGGAGACCTGCTGCACCTCTCAGACCTTTCCTCATGCAGTGCCAATATACTGG CTCAATGGTATGACCTGAACCCTCAGTACTGGAGCAAGCAGAACGTTTTGGAGTGGATCAGTTTTCACGTGGAGCGCAGTAAGTTTGATGCCAGCACACTGAGCATGTCCTACTGCTCCACGGATGGACCTACACTATGCCAACTGACCAGAGATCAGCTGTTAAACATGTTTGGAATGTCCCTCGGGACTCAGCTCTACCAGAGCCTGGTGGAACTCAAGGCCAAATATG ATCTGAATGAGACCTGTAAGCTTCTGGACAACTTTCTGGAGGAGTTCCCAGACTTCCCTCTGCTCAGCACAGTAGAAGTGAACGAAG TTGTGAGAGACACCAGCTACACTGACTTCTCACACATCTTCAAGAACTTCGAAAACATGAAGCCGCTCAGCGATAACGGATACGAGTCCGACAGCATGCACAGCTCCTCGTCAG gTGGAATGTTGAGCTTCCAGAACCCCAGCTCTCCAGAATCCAGGAGCAGTGAGTCTGACCCAGAGTTCTCCTACCCTCAGTTCGCAA AAGTGCACataaagacagagaggggagagatgaagaagagaggcagaggaagacCTCCCAAACTCAGCCGAGACCCCAAACACTTCTATCAGACCTCCACAAAGAGCAAACATG CGCCTCGTGGGACCCACCTGTGGGAGTTCATTAGGGACATCCTGATCCACCCAGAGCAGAACCAAAACCAGGCTCTGATGAAGTGGGAGGACCGCCGTGAGGGTGTCTTCAAGTTCCTCAAGTCTGAGGCTGTGGCCCAGCTGTGGgggcagaagaagaagaacagcAGCATGACCTATGAGAAACTCAGCCGCGCCATGAG atACTACTATAAGAGAGAGATCCTGGATAGAGTGGATGGTAGACGGCTGGTCTATAAGTTTGGGAAGAATTCCACCGGCTGGAAGGTGGAAGAGACCGAGCTGCATGGCATGTGA